The following DNA comes from Ornithinimicrobium avium.
CGGTGAGCCGCATCTTCAGCACCAGCTTCGCCTCCGTCTACCCGCTCTACGTCAGCAAGGTCGAACGGAAGGGGCGGACCCGGGAGGAGCTTGACGAGGTCATCAGCTGGCTGACCGGCTTCGACCCGTCGGAGCTGGCCCGGCACCTCGAGGCGGGGACGACCTTCGAGGACTTCTTCGCCGACGCCCGGCTCAACCCGGACGCCTCCCTCATCACCGGGGTGGTCTGCGGGGTGCGCGTCGAGGAGGTCGAGGACCCGCTCATGCAGAAGATCCGCTACCTGGACAAGCTCGTCGACGAGCTGGCCCGGGGCAAGGAGCTGGCGAAGGTCCTGCGCTCCTGAGCTCTTCGGCGCACCCGAGGGCGCCGGTCTCGTCAGGGCAGCGGCGCCGGGGCGTCCTGCGGCTGGTCCAGAGCCTCCTGCGGGAAGAGTCGCTCCCGCTCGGCCGTGATGACCAGCCGGGCCAGGTCGGCCTCGCTCACGTCGACCGCCTCGGGCGCCGCCTGCGCCGTCTGGCTCACCCGCGCGAACCGGTGGAAGATCTCGCTCTTGCCCGAGAGGATCTCCACCATCCGCTCGTCCACGCTGTCCTCGGCGAGCAGCCGGTGGACCTGCACCGACTCCAGCTGGCCCATCCGCCGCGCCCGCGCCACCGCCTGCCACTCCATGGTCGGCTTGACCTGCGGCTCGCAGATCACCACCACCGAGGCCGCCTGGATGTTGAGCCCGACGCCGCCCGCCTGGATCTGGGCGACGAGGACAGCGCCACCCTCGGCGGCCGAGAACTCATCGACCATCGCCTGCCGTTGGGCGGGCGGCACCGAACCGGTCAGCGGCCCGAAGACCCGGCCCGGCACCGCGGCGGTGACGTGCA
Coding sequences within:
- a CDS encoding DUF2200 domain-containing protein; the protein is MSRIFSTSFASVYPLYVSKVERKGRTREELDEVISWLTGFDPSELARHLEAGTTFEDFFADARLNPDASLITGVVCGVRVEEVEDPLMQKIRYLDKLVDELARGKELAKVLRS